The Bacillus sp. (in: firmicutes) genome has a window encoding:
- a CDS encoding DUF402 domain-containing protein: MGVPVEGEAIQIQSYKHNGTIHRIWQETVVLKGSRHMVIGGNDRTMVTEADGRTWITREPAICYFHSQHWFNIIGMLREDGIYYYCNLSSPFVYDHEALKYIDYDLDIKVYPDMTFTLLDEDEYETHRKSMGYPDVIDQILKRNVDKLIRWIRQRKGPFAPDFIDTWYERYLMYRK, encoded by the coding sequence ATGGGGGTTCCCGTTGAAGGCGAAGCGATTCAAATCCAAAGCTATAAACATAACGGTACCATCCATCGAATTTGGCAAGAAACGGTGGTGTTGAAAGGTTCGCGGCATATGGTGATCGGCGGAAATGATCGTACTATGGTCACCGAAGCTGATGGACGGACATGGATTACCCGCGAACCTGCTATTTGTTACTTCCATTCCCAACATTGGTTTAACATTATCGGGATGCTCCGGGAAGACGGAATTTATTATTATTGTAATTTAAGTTCACCTTTCGTATACGATCACGAGGCGTTAAAATACATAGATTATGATTTGGATATTAAAGTGTATCCCGATATGACGTTTACATTGTTGGATGAAGATGAATACGAAACGCACCGTAAGTCAATGGGGTATCCCGATGTGATCGACCAAATATTAAAAAGAAATGTCGATAAATTAATTCGATGGATTCGACAACGGAAAGGACCATTTGCCCCTGATTTTATCGATACGTGGTATGAGCGATATTTAATGTATCGTAAATAA
- a CDS encoding gamma-type small acid-soluble spore protein → MAKQQRQQQAQQQAQQQAQQQYATEFGSETNVQHVKQQNQQAEARKNQTSGQYSPQNQQQNQ, encoded by the coding sequence ATGGCAAAACAGCAACGCCAACAACAAGCTCAACAGCAAGCTCAACAGCAAGCTCAACAACAATACGCGACTGAGTTTGGAAGTGAAACAAACGTACAACACGTAAAACAACAAAACCAACAGGCGGAAGCTCGTAAAAACCAAACGTCTGGTCAATACAGTCCGCAAAATCAACAACAAAACCAATAA
- the fabL gene encoding enoyl-[acyl-carrier-protein] reductase FabL: protein MSNQVALVTGSSRGVGRAIALALAEKGYDIVINYARSKTKALEVASEVEALGRKALVVKANVGDVEKIKAMFIQIEETFGRLDVFVNNAASGVLRPAMELEESHWDWTMNINSKALLFCAQEAAKLMEKVGGGKIVSISSLGSIRYLDNYTTVGVSKAALEALTRYLAVELAPKNIVVNAISGGAIDTDALTHFPNREELLADAREKTPAGRMVEIEDIVKAVLFLVSDDAFMIRGQTIIVDGGRSLLV from the coding sequence ATGAGTAATCAAGTTGCATTAGTCACAGGGAGTAGTCGTGGAGTAGGAAGAGCTATTGCATTGGCGTTAGCGGAAAAAGGATACGATATTGTCATTAACTATGCGCGTAGTAAGACGAAAGCATTGGAAGTCGCTTCTGAGGTGGAGGCGCTTGGAAGAAAAGCGTTAGTCGTGAAAGCCAATGTCGGTGATGTGGAAAAAATTAAAGCGATGTTTATCCAAATTGAAGAAACGTTCGGTCGGCTCGACGTGTTTGTAAATAACGCTGCATCAGGTGTGCTTCGTCCGGCGATGGAATTGGAAGAGTCTCATTGGGATTGGACGATGAACATAAACAGTAAAGCGTTGCTATTCTGTGCCCAAGAGGCAGCCAAACTCATGGAAAAAGTCGGCGGTGGAAAAATTGTCAGCATTAGTTCGTTAGGCTCGATTCGCTATTTAGATAACTATACGACAGTTGGTGTATCGAAAGCGGCATTAGAAGCGTTAACTCGTTATTTAGCCGTCGAGCTTGCTCCGAAAAACATTGTCGTTAACGCTATTTCAGGTGGTGCGATCGATACGGATGCGCTGACGCATTTTCCGAACCGGGAAGAGTTATTAGCCGACGCAAGGGAAAAAACACCTGCCGGCCGCATGGTGGAAATTGAAGACATCGTCAAAGCGGTATTATTTTTAGTTTCTGACGATGCGTTTATGATTCGCGGACAAACAATTATTGTCGATGGTGGACGCTCATTGTTAGTATAA